In the Malaclemys terrapin pileata isolate rMalTer1 chromosome 12, rMalTer1.hap1, whole genome shotgun sequence genome, one interval contains:
- the LOC128845893 gene encoding DLA class II histocompatibility antigen, DR-1 beta chain-like: MAPQAKPVLVFFWLLSLCSVTLAGVHHVSCFQLVSPQEAPGLPKHLSVVSVNDLVLSAHDSNIGRPISRNSYIQDSQRFWRARSARCLAWDSWVETEYQGLVHEMNASSPKAEPYYMQVLKTCELDDATGAVRAITRYSLNGEDMLQYQSDQNRWFSVHPAAWRVAERWNREGETFSVMNLLTPQQCRFWIERSESFTAQKTAQPTVHVALVPETQDRPRRLICHVTGFYPRDIEVTWERAGQVAQGEQLTSGIWPNGDPTFQIQVSIELGQEGIDPTEHVCVVRHSSLGGTPIRVTWDSKALGQAAVLAIVAGCILAALGVGVLGWYLRRRQGGQKGP, translated from the exons ATGGCTCCTCAGGCCAAACCTGTCTTGGTCTTCTTCTGGCTTCTGTCTCTCTGCTCTGTCACTTTGGCTG GAGTTCACCATGTCTCATGTTTCCAGCTTGTCTCCCCCCAGGAGGCCCCAGGTCTGCCCAAGCATTTGAGTGTAGTGAGTGTGAATGACCTGGTGCTTTCAGCTCACGACAGCAACATTGGCAGGCCGATTTCTCGCAACAGCTACATCCAGGACAGCCAGCGGTTCTGGAGAGCACGCAGTGCTCGATGCCTGGCTTGGGACTCCTGGGTGGAGACAGAGTACCAGGGACTGGTTCACGAGATGAATGCCAGCTCCCCAAAGGCAG AGCCCTACTACATGCAGGTCCTGAAGACCTGTGAGCTGGATGATGCCACTGGTGCTGTCCGAGCCATCACCAGATATTCCCTCAATGGAGAGGACATGCTGCAGTACCAGTCCGACCAGAACCGCTGGTTCTCAGTGCACCCGGCAGCCTGGCGAGTGGCGGAGCGCTGGAACCGTGAAGGGGAGACTTTTTCTGTGATGAACCTCCTCACACCACAGCAATGCAGGTTCTGGATCGAAAGGTCTGAGTCATTCACTGCTCAGAAGACAG cccagcccacagtGCATGTGGCCCTTGTCCCAGAGACCCAGGACCGGCCGCGCCGCCTCATCTGCCACGTAACTGGTTTCTATCCCCGTGACATTGAGGTGACCTGGGAGCGTGCGGGCCAGGTGGCCCAGGGGGAGCAGCTGACCAGTGGGATCTGGCCCAACGGGGACCCCACCTTCCAGATCCAGGTGTCCattgagctggggcaggaggggatcgACCCCACAGAGCACGTGTGTGTAGTGAGacacagcagcctggggggcaCCCCCATAAGAGTGACCTGGG ATTCCAAGGCCCTGGGCCAGGCTGCTGTCCTGGCGATCGTTGCTGGCTGCATCCTCGCCGCCCTGGGAGTCGGGGTCCTGGGTTGGTACCTGAGGAGGAGGCA Agggggccagaagggaccgtaa
- the LOC128847033 gene encoding mast cell protease 3-like → MLLLLLFPMVFPLPPGAQAGEIIGGQEARPHSRPYMAFVKIEREGKGGNMCGGFLIREDMVVTAAHCNCNLGNISVLLGAHNFEIDELGMQKIWVRRRIPHPEFNDETFENDIMLLQLRHKAKMTQAVGTIPLSQEMVKKGAVCSVAGWGQTSIKTNAQPSPTLQEVELMVMGKNMCLSRPYLHYVPSRMLCVGKPQERKWPFLGDSGGPLVCDGKAQGIVSHGSSDGSTPSVFTRLSKYVCWIKKTLRKQKP, encoded by the exons atgctgctgctgctcctgtttcCCATGgtctttcccctgccccccggGGCTCAGGCTG GGGAGATCATTGGAGGACAGGAAGCTCGGCCTCACTCCAGACCCTACATGGCCTTTGTGAAaatagagagagaaggaaagggaggaaACATGTGTGGAGGGTTCCTGATCCGGGAGGACATGGTGGTGACGGCAGCTCATTGTAACTGCAACCTTGG CAACATCTCCGTGCTCCTGGGAGCCCACAACTTTGAAATAGATGAACTGGGGATGCAGAAGATTTGGGTACGTCGCCGAATCCCCCACCCAGAATTCAATGATGAGACGTTTGAAAATGACATCATGCTGCTTCAG CTGAGGCACAAGGCCAAGATGACTCAGGCTGTGGGCACCATCCCcctgtcccaggagatggtgaagAAGGGGGCAGTGTGCAGCGTGGCCGGCTGGGGACAGACCAGTATAAAAACAAATGCCCAGCCATCTCCGACCCTGCAGGAGGTGGAACTGATGGTCATGGGCAAGAACATGTGTCTGTCTCGGCCCTATCTGCACTATGTCCCGTCCAGGATGCTGTGCGTGGGGAAACCCCAGGAGAGGAAGTGGCCATTTCTG GGTGACTCCGGGGGCCCCCTGGTCTGTGATGGGAAGGCCCAGGGCATAGTCTCCCATGGTAGCAGTGACGGGTCAACTCCCAGTGTGTTTACCAGGCTCTCCAAATACGTGTGCTGGATCAAGAAAACGCTGCGCAAGCAGAAGCCTTAG